One region of Amphiprion ocellaris isolate individual 3 ecotype Okinawa chromosome 9, ASM2253959v1, whole genome shotgun sequence genomic DNA includes:
- the LOC111564199 gene encoding meprin A subunit beta-like codes for MRMKGCIFLMMNLALSSAFSINSNEPETVEIGEDKDITEVNKDLHEDDILEFLSTHRGATTSEYRRWMSPIPYVLGNDLEMNAKGVILRAFDQFRLKSCIDFKPRDSESNYISVKKLSGCSSFVGRVQSREQVLSIGRYCDQISTVEHEFLHALGFYHEQSRYDRDKFVTIVSENIIKGFERNFNKVSIESMTTHGTPYDYESVMHYSKNAFTNGNGSTIITKDPKFQNVIGQRLEMSPSDVQELNLLYKCNSTVAFKMNCGFSKGTVCEMNQCSQSGNGWEMVTQVDGGPSSDHTSLPSGSNENGEGPGYFMHVSTASGKKGDSAWLETKMISPKRDCPVQCLQFYYYHSGSESDVLNIWMREFQDEQDNKGTLRLMGQITGPKTSHWKLHHVSLNATKHFQVEFEVHKGEGSSSGGFSIDDISLSELECPHLTLQIDDFEELLKTSKFGTFVYSPRQYSSEGYAYRVAIRLTRTYFGMYVQLLSGDYDDQLKWPCPQRQVTFQMLDQNPEVQLQMSKQRSITTDATLTSSSGTFIWDNPRKIGTQIKDENNELMFAGPLMGRSYFASLEEIKSRNFLKGKSAIFISSFQDLTPLVDGSALPCPQARPVKITYPPTNKDEGPCSSRISPTTLPPPKTTDDWILTTTPPPPKITDDRISATTLPPRQTTDDNSIFGFSPGMVASPVLILLLALMVLLP; via the exons ATGAGGATGAAAGGCTGCATTTTTCTCATGATGAACTTGGCACTTTCATCAGCATTCTCCATCAACTCA aaTGAACCAGAGACAGTGG AAATTGGTGAAGACAAGGACATTACAGAAGTAAACAAGG ATTTGCATGAAGATGATATTCTGGAG TTCCTAAGTACACACAGGGGTGCTACTACTTCTGAGTACAGACGGTGGATGTCGCCAATTCCATATGTCTTGGGAAATGACCTCG AGATGAATGCTAAAGGAGTCATCCTGAGAGCCTTTGACCAGTTCAGGTTGAAGTCATGCATTGACTTCAAACCGAGGGACTCTGAAAGCAAttacatttctgtaaaaaagCTAAGTGG GTGTTCTTCATTTGTTGGGCGAGTACAAAGCCGTGAACAGGTTCTCTCCATCGGGAGATACTGTGATCAAATATCCACTGTTGAACATGAGTTTCTCCATGCTCTTGGATTCTACCATGAACAGTCCAGATATGACAGAGACAAATTTGTGACGATTGTATCAGAAAACATTATAAAAG GTTTTGAGAGAAATTTCAATAAAGTTAGCATTGAAAGCATGACCACCCATGGGACCCCATACGACTACGAGTCAGTCATGCACTATAGCAAAAATGCATTCACCAATGGAAATGGGTCGACAATCATCACCAAAGACCCAAAATTCCAGAATGTGATTGGTCAAAGACTGGAAATGAGTCCAAGCGATGTTCAGGAGCTGAACCTTCTCTACAAATGCA ACTCAACCGTTGCCTTTAAGATGAACTGTGGCTTTTCTAAAGGGACCGTGTGTGAAATGAATCAGTGTTCACAGAGTGGCAATGGCTGGGAAATGGTAACACAGGTTGATGGGGGTCCAAGCTCTGACCACACCAGTCTCCCCAGTGGAAGTAATGAAAATG GTGAAGGTCCAGGTTACTTCATGCATGTTAGCACAGCGTCAGGTAAGAAGGGAGACTCAGCTTGGCTGGAGACCAAGATGATAAGTCCCAAAAGGGATTGCCCTGTCCAGTGTCTTCAGTTCTACTATTACCACAGTGGAAGTGAATCAGATGTACTTAACATTTGGATGAGAGAATTTCAAGATGAACAGGACAACAAAGGAACCCTCCGCCTCATGGGACAGATCACTG GTCCAAAAACATCTCACTGGAAGCTCCACCACGTTTCTCTAAATGCCACAAAGCACTTCCAGGTGGAGTTCGAGGTTCACAAAGGAGAAGGAAGCTCTTCAGGTGGCTTCTCAATCGATGACATCAGTCTGTCTGAGCTCGAGTGTCCACATTTAACCTTGCAGATTGATGATTTTGAGGAACTTTTGAAGACTAGTAAATTCGGAACCTTTGTATACAGTCCACGGCAGTACTCCAGCGAGGGCTACGCCTACCGGGTAGCGATCAGGCTCACCAGAACATATTTTGGAATGTATGTGCAACTCTTGTCTGGTGACTATGATGACCAGCTGAAGTGGCCCTGCCCACAAAGGCAAGTGACTTTTCAAATGCTGGATCAGAACCCAGAAGTGCAGTTGCAGATGTCAAAGCAAAGGAGTATCACCACCGATGCAACTCTGACCAGCTCCTCTG GTACCTTCATTTGGGACAATCCTCGCAAGATTGGAACACAAATTAAAGATGAGAATAATGAGCTAATGTTTGCTGGACCTCTGATGGGCAGAAGCTATTTTGCGTCTTTGGAAGAAATTAAGTCCAGAAACTTCCTTAAAGGAAAGAGTGCCATTTTCATCTCCAGTTTCCAAG ATCTCACGCCTCTAGTTGATGGAAGTGCTCTACCATGTCCTCAAGCAAGACCAGTAAAGATTACATATCCTCCCACAAATAAGGACGAAGGTCCATGTTCATCACG GATCTCACCCACCACCCTTCCACCTCCGAAAACAACCGATGACTG GATCTTAACTACCACACCTCCACCTCCTAAAATAACCGATGACAG GATCTCAGCCACCACCCTTCCACCTCGTCAAACAACTGATGATAACAG CATTTTTGGCTTTTCTCCCGGTATGGTGGCCTCTCCAGTCCTCATTCTCCTGCTAGCACTGATGGTTTTGCTACCTTGA